A genomic window from Salvia splendens isolate huo1 chromosome 11, SspV2, whole genome shotgun sequence includes:
- the LOC121755189 gene encoding protein SOB FIVE-LIKE 3-like, whose protein sequence is MDPSKIGTEEECSSSESGWTTYIASPNLEDEYADQNEEDDGDDDDDNVAQKGFEKVAREEAAADSDDSMASDASSGPSDQYGYVGRSHGGFIHAGSNNQRKWTAKKQEEKKKQIKGEKDKSGNSARRLKKF, encoded by the coding sequence ATGGATCCTTCTAAAATAGGCACTGAGGAGGAATGCAGCAGCAGTGAATCCGGGTGGACGACATACATAGCCTCCCCGAACCTCGAGGACGAATATGCCGATCAGAACGAAGAAGATGACGGCGACGATGATGATGACAACGTAGCCCAAAAAGGGTTCGAAAAGGTTGCGCGAGAAGAAGCAGCAGCTGATAGTGATGATTCGATGGCCTCGGATGCATCCTCTGGTCCAAGTGATCAATATGGATATGTCGGAAGAAGCCATGGAGGTTTCATCCATGCAGGGAGCAACAATCAAAGAAAGTGGACCGCAAAGAAAcaggaagagaagaagaaacagATAAAAGGAGAAAAGGACAAATCAGGCAACAGTGCAAGAAGATTGAAGAAATTTTAA